TTTTTTATAAGCAAATTGCTTAAAGGAGCCAACAAAGGAAAATCTTTGTCTAAAATCCAGCCACAACTTTTTACGCTTTTGTGGCGTTGTGGCGAGGAGGAAGCGCGATTGTTTTTGTTTTTTTCGCTGTCCTTATAATGAACCTTTTTCTTGATCAAACCGATTTTATTTAAATCGTTTAATTCTTTCCGCAAAGTCGGCAAAGCCACCTTCGCTCGAGTGGCAATTTCGGTGTTGTCAAAAACTCGTTCCAAATTTGACAAAAATAATCGCATTATTTTGACTTTGGCGGAACCGCCAAATAATTTGCTTAAAATATCCATAGGGATATTTTAGCAAATATTTTTGCCGAGGACAACAAAAATGGGCGGGGCGCGAAGCGCCCCACCCATTTTTCCTCTGCTTTGTTTCAATTTCCAAACTGGACTGTTTGACCACCCGTAGGTGTGGCTTCGTCGCTCCCCAAGGTTGCTTCTCGCAGGGACGGATTTTGCTTCGCAAAATCCGTCTTCGCGAGCGTTTAGCGAAGCGATCCAGTCCATTCCAATCCATTCCAGTCCAATAATTATTTCAATTCCACTTTTCCACCAGCTTCTTCTATCGCCTTTTTAAGCGCTTCTGCTTCTTCTTTTTTCACATCTTTCTTCAAAGACGCTGGAGCGGAATCAACCAATTCTTTCGCTTCTTTCAAACCAAGTCCCAGCGCGGATTTAATCGCTTTAATCACCGCTATTTTCTGCTCGCCCGCCGAGGTTAACTCAACATCAAACGAACTTTTTTCTTCCGCGCCTCCCGCTCCATCCGTCGCTCCTCCGCCCATTACCGCAACCGCCGTCGCCGAAACGCCGAATTTCTTTTCCAATAATTTAACTA
This sequence is a window from Pseudomonadota bacterium. Protein-coding genes within it:
- the rplL gene encoding 50S ribosomal protein L7/L12; its protein translation is MAEIKKETIKEEVVAETPAKTPVATETSVPAEIKEEITAVVAPTEKTIEAKPEATATLAEAKKEEVAVEDEKVEIPAKFKTLVESIDTMSVLDLHELVKLLEKKFGVSATAVAVMGGGATDGAGGAEEKSSFDVELTSAGEQKIAVIKAIKSALGLGLKEAKELVDSAPASLKKDVKKEEAEALKKAIEEAGGKVELK